The following proteins are co-located in the Solanum pennellii chromosome 1, SPENNV200 genome:
- the LOC107008143 gene encoding nucleoside diphosphate kinase, whose protein sequence is MEQTFIMIKPDGVQRGLVGEIISRFEKKGFSLKGLKLITVDRAFAEKHYADLSAKPFFNGLVEYIVSGPVVAMVWEGKGVVATGRKIIGATNPLESAAGTIRGDFAIDIGRNVIHGSDAVESARKEIALWFPEGIAEWQSSLHSWIYE, encoded by the exons ATGGAGCAGACTTTCATCATGATCAAGCCTGACGGTGTCCAACGTGGCCTG GTTGGTGAGATTATCAGCAGATTTGAGAAGAAAGGATTCTCTTTGAAAG GCTTGAAGCTCATTACTGTGGACCGTGCCTTTGCTGAGAAGCATTACGCAGACTTGTCAGCTAAGCCTTTCTTTAATGGGCTTGTTGAGTATATTGTTTCTGGACCTGTTGTTGCTATGGTCTGGGAGGGTAAGGGTGTAGTTGCCACTGGCAGGAAGATCATTGGAGCAACCAACCCCTTGGAGTCTGCTGCTGGAACCATCCGTGGTGATTTTGCTATTGACATTGGCAG GAATGTCATTCATGGAAGTGATGCTGTTGAGAGTGCTAGGAAGGAGATCGCTCTTTGGTTCCCTGAAGGAATTGCAGAGTGGCAGAGCAGCCTTCACTCTTGGATCTATGAATAG
- the LOC107008170 gene encoding ELMO domain-containing protein A-like isoform X2, translated as MPTCIDMCAEVVAGSAAWLGRGLSCVCVQRRESDARPSFDLTPSQEECLLRLQNRIDVAYDSLIPEHQEALKALWKVAFPEEQLRGLISEQWKEMGWQGKDPSTDFRGGGFISLENLLYFARNFPRSFQDLLRKQEGDRAIWEYPFAVAGVNITFMLIQMLDLEALKPRNLVGATFLKFLAENESAFDLLYCITFKLMDNQWLAMRASYMDFNAVMKATRRQLEEELLQEDITQLEDLPSYNLLSR; from the exons ATGCCTACTTGCATTGACATGTGTG CGGAGGTTGTGGCAGGATCAGCTGCATGGCTAGGCAGAGGCCTTTCATGTGTTTGTGTTCAAAGGAGGGAGAGTGATGCTCGTCCATCATTTGATTTAACTCCATCCCAG GAGGAATGTTTGCTAAGGCTACAAAACCGTATAGATGTTGCATATGATAGTTTAATCCCTGAACATCAG GAAGCTTTAAAAGCTTTGTGGAAAGTTGCCTTTCCTGAGGAACAACTTCGTGGCTTGATTTCTGAACAGTGGAAAGAAATGGGCTGGCAAGGAAAAGATCCATCTACTGACTTTAG GGGTGGTGGATTTATATCACTGGAGAACTTGTTATACTTTGCGAGGAATTTCCCG AGATCTTTCCAGGATCTTCTCCGAAAGCAGGAAGGTGATAGAGCAATTTGGGAATACCCATTTGCTGTTGCTGGTGTCAATATCACATTTATGCTTATCCAGATGCTTGATCTAGAAGCTT TAAAACCCAGAAATTTGGTGGGGGCTACTTTCTTGAAGTTTCTTGCAG AAAATGAATCAGCGTTTGATCTGCTATATTGCATCACATTTAAGCTGATGGATAACCAGTGGCTTGCCATGCGCGCATCATATATGGACTTCAAT GCGGTCATGAAGGCTACTCGTCGTCAACTAGAAGAGGAGCTACTGCAAGAAGACATTACACAGCTCGAAGATTTACCATCATACAACCTTCTTAGTCGATAG
- the LOC107008170 gene encoding ELMO domain-containing protein A-like isoform X1, with the protein MDDRGGSFVAVRRISQGLERGNACHTTSAEVVAGSAAWLGRGLSCVCVQRRESDARPSFDLTPSQEECLLRLQNRIDVAYDSLIPEHQEALKALWKVAFPEEQLRGLISEQWKEMGWQGKDPSTDFRGGGFISLENLLYFARNFPRSFQDLLRKQEGDRAIWEYPFAVAGVNITFMLIQMLDLEALKPRNLVGATFLKFLAENESAFDLLYCITFKLMDNQWLAMRASYMDFNAVMKATRRQLEEELLQEDITQLEDLPSYNLLSR; encoded by the exons ATGGATGATAGAGGAGGATCGTTCGTGGCTGTAAGGAGGATATCTCAAGGACTTGAAAGAGGCAATGCTTGTCATACGACTTCTg CGGAGGTTGTGGCAGGATCAGCTGCATGGCTAGGCAGAGGCCTTTCATGTGTTTGTGTTCAAAGGAGGGAGAGTGATGCTCGTCCATCATTTGATTTAACTCCATCCCAG GAGGAATGTTTGCTAAGGCTACAAAACCGTATAGATGTTGCATATGATAGTTTAATCCCTGAACATCAG GAAGCTTTAAAAGCTTTGTGGAAAGTTGCCTTTCCTGAGGAACAACTTCGTGGCTTGATTTCTGAACAGTGGAAAGAAATGGGCTGGCAAGGAAAAGATCCATCTACTGACTTTAG GGGTGGTGGATTTATATCACTGGAGAACTTGTTATACTTTGCGAGGAATTTCCCG AGATCTTTCCAGGATCTTCTCCGAAAGCAGGAAGGTGATAGAGCAATTTGGGAATACCCATTTGCTGTTGCTGGTGTCAATATCACATTTATGCTTATCCAGATGCTTGATCTAGAAGCTT TAAAACCCAGAAATTTGGTGGGGGCTACTTTCTTGAAGTTTCTTGCAG AAAATGAATCAGCGTTTGATCTGCTATATTGCATCACATTTAAGCTGATGGATAACCAGTGGCTTGCCATGCGCGCATCATATATGGACTTCAAT GCGGTCATGAAGGCTACTCGTCGTCAACTAGAAGAGGAGCTACTGCAAGAAGACATTACACAGCTCGAAGATTTACCATCATACAACCTTCTTAGTCGATAG